A stretch of DNA from Channa argus isolate prfri chromosome 7, Channa argus male v1.0, whole genome shotgun sequence:
ACCAAGCTGCTGGGTGACCTGCACCAGAGGAACTGCACTCTGCTCATCAGCAACATCGGCACAGAGCACTCAGGGAGATATTACTTTCGTGCAGACCTCGGTGGAGCGAACATGTACACGTACCCAGACTTTGCTGAGCTCAAAGTCCTCGGTaagcatgaaaacaaacaagcttCTGCACAGTAAAGGTTCCTAATATTAACcattaaagaaatgtaataagTTCTTTCTCTTTGATTTAATAGATCAGCCCAACATTGACATCCCAGAGGAGATTGTCAGTGATGAGAGTCTTGAGTTGACGTGTTACGCTCCAGATAACTGCCCTGACATGACTCCAGAGATCCAGTGGATGTACACAGACTACCTGCCTGACCCGGAGTTCTCTTCGGACTATGTGGAAGAGAGCAACACGGCGGTACTCTCTAGCACAATGATTTTCACACCCCGGCCCATGCACAACGGACAGCTCCTGGGCTGCAGGGTCTACTTCCCCAACACCACACTGGTCTATGAGAGGCTCATCACTCTAGATGTAAAGTGTAAGTTCAAAAGCAGCTCACTCTTTAAGAACAACAAGACCTCAAAGAGTTTTCTGTGCATGGCATGAGTCCTGACAGCAATGGTAATTAGGCAAATTTCTTTCTTGACATCCATGGAGCTAACAATAAACCAAGCTCTTACTTGACAGCATTATTATATGTTGCAGGCAACAAGAACATTTAGTATTAAACAAAACTAAGAGGCGTGTTGATTTGACTTGATGATGGTGCCGGTGGTTTATCCTGCAGTGTTATTTAGCAGTGTCTGGACACCTGCTTGGAAATTAAATCCTTTATTTCATTTCTACTGCCAGATGCTCCACGCTCTGTGTGGGTGAACGTGTCCTCAGAGGTGATGGAGGGCAGCTCTGTGGTGTTGCACTGTGAGGTGGACAGCAACCCTCCTCCCAGGATCTCCTGGATGTTTGGAGAACAGGAGCTGCAGTGGGACACAGCATTTAACATTTCACTGTCCTTGGATGATGTGTCGCCAGCACAGGAAGGCGTCTATACCTGTGTAGGAGACAATGGCTATGGCACAATGAACACCTCATTGTACCTGGCTGTCAAGTGTAAGTTTCAGAATAGAAGCTATGTTTTAAATTCACACACATATTGTACATAATGTGTAGTAGGAAAAGGAAACTCATACATAACAATAccaaatttacatttgtgagtTTAGATATTTTACAAAGGGAGTATGTTGTGGAATTACAGAGAAATCTCACATTTACCTGTCAGGCTACTGTGATTCTTAAAGTTTTGGCCTGCTATTGGGGAAAGCAACAAGAGTTGGATCCCCCCtccaaataagtaaataaaaataataaaaacaataattcccTGAACTCAATATACAGTCAGTATCTTTCAAACTATCCTTGCTTAAATGAAGATGCACTGTTTAGCCACAAAGGGGCAATGGCAGAATAATACAAAAGTGTACAGTCCTGAGCACTTGGTTGGTTACTTGTTGTGATGAACATGGAGAGAATGATGAGTTTTAGCACATTGTTTAGCTGTGTGACCCACAACTTTATTGTTGTGATTCGGTGTCCCTGCTCTTGTAGCACTACTTTTGGCTCGAATGGGCACAGTGCACTAGATGCTTCGCAACAGTCTGACACATTTACAGTAGCATCTAGGTAGTGGAAGTGAAGCAGCTCCTCCAGCTGAATAATCATGTGGGTATGTGTATTCACAGCTTGTTTTTGCTGCCCCCAGGTGGCCACAAAATAAgttagtgcagctttaactaAAAGGTGTGAATgataaaggaacaaaaaaacaaacaatcaaacaaaaaaattgccTATTTTTCATTATAGATCCTCCACGCGAGCCCCTGGTAAACAACTCTATAACTGTTGTAGAGGGCAGCTCGGTGGCCCTGCACTGCAGCACGCAGGGGAGACCAGCCCCGACCCTCACCTGGCTGAAAGACGGGGAGCTGGTTGGTACCATCACTGCTGAGGAACTGTCAGTGCTGGATATCATGGACATCACGCCGCATGCGGATGGGCAGTACCGCTGCCTAGCTGAGAATGAACACGGCAGAGCCAGCAGTTCCCTCAACATCACCGTTGAGTGTGAGTTCGTCACTGTCCTGTATTTTCCCCAACAACTACAGAGAAAGTGGCACTTGAGAGATGTACTATTGAGGTTTTTgatcaaacattttacaaaataaaaagctttacaGTGTGAAAAAGTAAAGGTTTTTCATATTCCATTGCTGTAATTGTAGTTTATCGCTGTACTGCCTCCTTCAATAGATGCCCCGGTGCTTCTGGAGGAGTCCAAATGCACAGTGGTGAGGGAGGGTGTCCAGTGTGTCTGCATAGCCACAGGAAACCCTGAACCTACCATTGAGTTCTACCTACCCGACCTGAACATCACCATCAATGAAACAGATGGCCGGTACAACTTCTACACGCACACAGACGGACACACCTCCACAGGCATGATCAAGCTGCGGGAGAAAGGCGAGCGCACTGAAAACAATGGCCCTGCCGTCAACGTCCACTGCAGCATCTCCAACATGTATGGAAGAGAGAGCGTTCTTCTACAGCTACAGCAGGAGAGTAAGTACACACCTACCGTTCTGCCTCTTCTATGAGCTCTTCGAAAGCCCCCAGACATGTGTGTTGTCTACTGTAtctacattttaacaaatatgacaatattgtaaaacaaatttccaAGAACAACAATTAAATTAATTCTTTATGACCTAGTGTCTGTGTGGCCAAATCTGTGGAGTTCTCTGAGGAAATTACCTCCATTGTTTTATAAAAGGTATTAAAAGTGCATCACACTGAAATTTAGTTTGAGTCATCCCATATGTCCTTTAAACTGCCGTAAATTAATTGGATATTGTTCCACCACAAACAGTGGTCCCTAGTAAATGCATACTTGAAAACAACACTGGGCATTTACAGAGCATTCATTTTCTTCTCATCTCTATCTTTGGTGGTTTCTTATGCGTTTGCTCCCCGTTGCCTGCGCAAACGGCTGATTTCCATTAACTGATGCAACCATGCTGCAATTAAGTCAATAATGATTTAAGATGATTTGTTAGGATTGATTAAGATTGTTGTTagcttcctcctcttccttacACTCATTTCCTCCTCACATAATGATTTATGGACATAATCTCTCGCAGTAACAGCTTTGCAGTTGTGCAGCTTTTTGTATGTGCAGTTCAACATTTAAATCAATGTTTTGGCCGCATGCCCACTTTTTAAACTTAATCCCctttattttcagaaaagtaCATGATGGCAGTTATAGTCGGTACCATTGGAGGAGTAGCTGTCATAGCCTTCATCATCGCAGCAGTGAGATACATTGGTCAAAACAACAAGAAGTGAGTATACATGTCCAACTAATGGATAGGCCAATGCAAGGCAGAAGTAGTCATTTTCCTCACTTAGCATTTTTTGAAATCCAAGGAAACACTTAAGCCTAGTCATCCATTCtaaaacacactgatgcacaTGAGTGAATGTGGGTTTGATGTGGACATGAGAATAATTACTCCAGAGCTATTTCAGTTCATTTGCAACGTCAAGGCCCTGTCGAAATCCTTGGAGATCCACATTGGCTGCCTTGTTGAGTGGGTTAGCAAGCTGGACTAACCTTATATTTTGCAGGCAATATTCCCTGCTCTGACACTGCTTCTCTATCCTTGACCAGCCctcttaaccaaagtgctttattttAGCCTCAAGGCATATTTGGACCCCCAAATTTGCAAGCTTTCTCTGACAAATCACCCCTGAAGCGGGTGTGACCTCAGCAACTAAACCCATTCAATAACCACGTCACTCACAGCCACAGTTGGCCTCCAGCATAACCTCACAGagcttgttgttttaaaatggatGCCCAGGCTTGGCGTGTCGCCCTGCGTTAGTGGCGGTCGAGACCGAGTCTGATTATGTGACTCCGTCCCCCAGAGAGAATGGCAACCCTAGGCAGGACGTGGTCCTGGAGAACCCAGCTTTGTACTACAGCGCAGTCAAGAAGGACAAACAAAATCTGAGGAAGAAAGTGGTGAGACATGCTGATGTCactgattatgattatgatgcAGGATGGGTTGGATGACCATTCTCAGACTGTTTGGGGTTGTAGTTTTGTGTAATGCAGCAAAttgtaaatcaaacaaaccCCATTTTAACCTCTGAAAAACGAGGAATGAAAAAGAATCTCTCCCACTCGTGTTCTAGTAGCTCCAACCATGACCTTTCCAAACACTGTTTTCTCTTGCTTTCATCGCTTCTCTgcgtttttctgtgtgttttttctctcccctaACTCTTGCACAGCTTAAGACAGAGCTGTTGGGCTCAAAGTTTAACTCCATTCTAGAGGAAACTACGGTAAGGTTCCTAAACAAATCGCCATTAAAAGCACAAGCTCCCGACAGATGCATTTCCTGGCATTTCAGCTTCTGTGTTCTGTACACTGCCGCCTGTTTCCGAATCTGCCTTCTGCAGGGCTGCCTCATTGCTAACACCAACTGCCAAACTAACGGGAAACATCTCAGTCTCCTTGTCAGATTGTCGCCCAGTAACCACTAACATCTTATATTTTTGGTGTCTGTCGTGCTCTTCTGTCATCTGTGCTGTCACTGGCACCCTGCCAGCGATTTGTGCCTCTGATCGGTTGGTCTTTCTGCAGGGAGAAGACGGGGATTATCAACCTGTGGGCTCTGTGGCAGGACTGGAGAAGCAAGAGCTGAATTATGCTGCTCTGGAATTTATTGGGGCCCGGTCCAGGGAGGGCGCCTCAGGAAGGGGGGATGATGGCAGCAACTACACAGAAATCAAAGCCAAATGAATCGCAATCCTTCCCTGATCCCTCGGCTATGCGAGACGCAGTGGCAGCCATGTATCACACTCCTCCTTTGCCCCATAGACTGTATAATAACAGCCCCTCCTCTACTGGATTTCACTCTGCATATGATGACTccttgtttcttattttttcttatttgccaTTTATCACATACCCCTCGATGCCAGTGCTCCCCCCTCCTGGTGCCCCTCCTCCCATCGGACGGCCCTTCACATGCCACCATTTGGAAAAACTGGTACTTTTTGGGTCTTAACGTGACCCACTGGACAATGtacaaacaattatttaaatttctgGCCCCATTTGTAATACATGGGCTCTGCAACGTGCAAATTTAACCTACAaccatgtttttgttgctttctttGTGTCGCTCATTGTGATTGTTGATGGTATTGTCAATGACAGACATCTGAGTGCTCGCATCCGTCTCACCATTTGCACTGAAAGTGTCGCTTGCAACTGTCACTGTGTCTGCTGCCAGTCGATGCATCAGGGCAAGGGGTAACCGTGCTTTTTGTTCTCTTatctttctttgtgtgtctaCCGGCTGAGTGCGAACCCTCTTCTTTCTTGTCTCTGATAAATTACATCCCAACAAGATAACAGGCAAAGAAGGAAGATAGTATCTTATCTCAGAATCTTGTTTCGACATAATTGTAAATAATGTGTGCTGTGACTCAGTAGCCTGTTCTAAGTAATGAAAGAAATGTCACCATCACTTTTACAAAACAATTGAAAATAGGGTTTGAAAATAAAGTGATGTAAGTCagtaaag
This window harbors:
- the mag gene encoding myelin-associated glycoprotein isoform X3, with product MWCLELLLPLLLIINDASCQWNLWVPRDISAMTNSCVVIPCTFMYPSGIRPYRGTHGIWYYGQPYPQLFPPVVFKSRTDVVHESYKGRTKLLGDLHQRNCTLLISNIGTEHSGRYYFRADLGGANMYTYPDFAELKVLDQPNIDIPEEIVSDESLELTCYAPDNCPDMTPEIQWMYTDYLPDPEFSSDYVEESNTAVLSSTMIFTPRPMHNGQLLGCRVYFPNTTLVYERLITLDVKYAPRSVWVNVSSEVMEGSSVVLHCEVDSNPPPRISWMFGEQELQWDTAFNISLSLDDVSPAQEGVYTCVGDNGYGTMNTSLYLAVKYPPREPLVNNSITVVEGSSVALHCSTQGRPAPTLTWLKDGELVGTITAEELSVLDIMDITPHADGQYRCLAENEHGRASSSLNITVEYAPVLLEESKCTVVREGVQCVCIATGNPEPTIEFYLPDLNITINETDGRYNFYTHTDGHTSTGMIKLREKGERTENNGPAVNVHCSISNMYGRESVLLQLQQEKKYMMAVIVGTIGGVAVIAFIIAAVRYIGQNNKKEKTGIINLWALWQDWRSKS
- the mag gene encoding myelin-associated glycoprotein isoform X1, which codes for MWCLELLLPLLLIINDASCQWNLWVPRDISAMTNSCVVIPCTFMYPSGIRPYRGTHGIWYYGQPYPQLFPPVVFKSRTDVVHESYKGRTKLLGDLHQRNCTLLISNIGTEHSGRYYFRADLGGANMYTYPDFAELKVLDQPNIDIPEEIVSDESLELTCYAPDNCPDMTPEIQWMYTDYLPDPEFSSDYVEESNTAVLSSTMIFTPRPMHNGQLLGCRVYFPNTTLVYERLITLDVKYAPRSVWVNVSSEVMEGSSVVLHCEVDSNPPPRISWMFGEQELQWDTAFNISLSLDDVSPAQEGVYTCVGDNGYGTMNTSLYLAVKYPPREPLVNNSITVVEGSSVALHCSTQGRPAPTLTWLKDGELVGTITAEELSVLDIMDITPHADGQYRCLAENEHGRASSSLNITVEYAPVLLEESKCTVVREGVQCVCIATGNPEPTIEFYLPDLNITINETDGRYNFYTHTDGHTSTGMIKLREKGERTENNGPAVNVHCSISNMYGRESVLLQLQQEKKYMMAVIVGTIGGVAVIAFIIAAVRYIGQNNKKENGNPRQDVVLENPALYYSAVKKDKQNLRKKVLKTELLGSKFNSILEETTGEDGDYQPVGSVAGLEKQELNYAALEFIGARSREGASGRGDDGSNYTEIKAK
- the mag gene encoding myelin-associated glycoprotein isoform X4 encodes the protein MWCLELLLPLLLIINDASCQWNLWVPRDISAMTNSCVVIPCTFMYPSGIRPYRGTHGIWYYGQPYPQLFPPVVFKSRTDVVHESYKGRTKLLGDLHQRNCTLLISNIGTEHSGRYYFRADLGGANMYTYPDFAELKVLDQPNIDIPEEIVSDESLELTCYAPDNCPDMTPEIQWMYTDYLPDPEFSSDYVEESNTAVLSSTMIFTPRPMHNGQLLGCRVYFPNTTLVYERLITLDVKYAPRSVWVNVSSEVMEGSSVVLHCEVDSNPPPRISWMFGEQELQWDTAFNISLSLDDVSPAQEGVYTCVGDNGYGTMNTSLYLAVKYPPREPLVNNSITVVEGSSVALHCSTQGRPAPTLTWLKDGELVGTITAEELSVLDIMDITPHADGQYRCLAENEHGRASSSLNITVEYAPVLLEESKCTVVREGVQCVCIATGNPEPTIEFYLPDLNITINETDGRYNFYTHTDGHTSTGMIKLREKGERTENNGPAVNVHCSISNMYGRESVLLQLQQEKKYMMAVIVGTIGGVAVIAFIIAAVRYIGQNNKNLRQSCWAQSLTPF
- the mag gene encoding myelin-associated glycoprotein isoform X2, with product MWCLELLLPLLLIINDASCQWNLWVPRDISAMTNSCVVIPCTFMYPSGIRPYRGTHGIWYYGQPYPQLFPPVVFKSRTDVVHESYKGRTKLLGDLHQRNCTLLISNIGTEHSGRYYFRADLGGANMYTYPDFAELKVLDQPNIDIPEEIVSDESLELTCYAPDNCPDMTPEIQWMYTDYLPDPEFSSDYVEESNTAVLSSTMIFTPRPMHNGQLLGCRVYFPNTTLVYERLITLDVKYAPRSVWVNVSSEVMEGSSVVLHCEVDSNPPPRISWMFGEQELQWDTAFNISLSLDDVSPAQEGVYTCVGDNGYGTMNTSLYLAVKYPPREPLVNNSITVVEGSSVALHCSTQGRPAPTLTWLKDGELVGTITAEELSVLDIMDITPHADGQYRCLAENEHGRASSSLNITVEYAPVLLEESKCTVVREGVQCVCIATGNPEPTIEFYLPDLNITINETDGRYNFYTHTDGHTSTGMIKLREKGERTENNGPAVNVHCSISNMYGRESVLLQLQQEKKYMMAVIVGTIGGVAVIAFIIAAVRYIGQNNKKENGNPRQDVVLENPALYYSAVKKDKQNLRKKVGEDGDYQPVGSVAGLEKQELNYAALEFIGARSREGASGRGDDGSNYTEIKAK